In Asanoa sp. WMMD1127, one genomic interval encodes:
- a CDS encoding serine/threonine-protein kinase, with the protein MTSEPPKTPKPKPTPEPEPVPAPGKPCARVVGGCYELVEQIGGGASGTVWRARSQATGEAVAVKLLRDELVPQPKAVMRFVQERAILAALEHENIVPVRELLTIGDSLGLVMELVEGGSARALLRERGTLTPAEAATVMAGVADGLAHAHHLGVVHRDLKPDNILVGTPEALDSDPGVRLTDFGIARVVDAPPLTTTGALLGTPNYLAPEVINGAKPSPSSDVYAFGMVLYELLTGRPPYAGHTPRSVFRRHVETRPRRNPGIPDVLWRIVSSCVDRNPACRPSAAGLGEALRLAAVRLGAAPALPKPPRLPMQSALTGRPWIPTQRRRVPAWHAITTVVSVFVLLTVALVALDWPGGGDGQRADASRPTASPGPSRSGGGGAKPQRAGRPASTEIAELTANRMAKPAPAKAARPSEAKVAPVPTAYGPVKCTGYQWKFLQPAFSNTCFATGPGIRVSGGLKSKEVLADITLTLKDTAGNRVGQPYTCPGLRFGPEMSERVCGAFELTPPRGRRYVLVQSWRVYDGDGTAIHGEAKSAEFAY; encoded by the coding sequence GTGACGTCAGAACCCCCCAAGACGCCCAAGCCGAAGCCCACACCTGAACCCGAGCCCGTCCCGGCGCCAGGAAAGCCCTGCGCACGGGTGGTCGGCGGCTGCTACGAGCTGGTCGAACAGATCGGCGGCGGCGCCAGCGGCACCGTCTGGCGTGCCCGCAGCCAGGCCACCGGCGAAGCGGTCGCCGTCAAGCTGCTGCGCGACGAGCTGGTGCCGCAACCCAAGGCCGTGATGCGCTTCGTGCAGGAGCGCGCGATCCTCGCGGCCCTCGAACACGAGAACATCGTGCCGGTGCGTGAGCTGCTCACCATCGGCGACTCGCTCGGCCTGGTGATGGAGCTCGTCGAGGGTGGCAGCGCGCGGGCGCTGCTGCGGGAGCGTGGCACGCTGACCCCGGCTGAGGCCGCCACGGTGATGGCCGGCGTGGCCGACGGGCTGGCGCACGCGCACCACCTCGGTGTCGTGCACCGCGATCTCAAACCCGACAACATCCTGGTGGGTACGCCCGAGGCGCTGGACAGCGATCCCGGTGTGCGCCTGACCGACTTCGGCATCGCCCGGGTCGTCGACGCGCCGCCGCTGACCACCACCGGGGCGCTGCTGGGGACGCCGAACTACCTCGCGCCCGAGGTGATCAACGGTGCCAAGCCGTCGCCCTCCTCCGACGTCTACGCGTTCGGCATGGTGCTCTACGAGCTGCTGACCGGGCGGCCGCCCTACGCGGGCCACACCCCGCGCTCGGTGTTCCGCCGGCACGTGGAGACCCGGCCGCGGCGCAACCCTGGCATCCCCGACGTGCTCTGGCGCATTGTCTCGTCCTGTGTGGACCGCAACCCCGCGTGCCGGCCGTCGGCGGCCGGGCTGGGCGAGGCGCTGCGCCTCGCCGCCGTGCGGTTGGGCGCCGCGCCGGCGCTGCCCAAGCCGCCCCGGCTGCCGATGCAGTCGGCGCTGACCGGCCGCCCGTGGATACCGACCCAGCGTCGCCGGGTGCCGGCCTGGCACGCGATCACCACGGTCGTCTCGGTGTTCGTGCTGCTGACCGTCGCGTTGGTGGCGCTGGACTGGCCGGGCGGCGGCGACGGGCAGCGGGCCGACGCGAGCCGGCCGACCGCGTCGCCCGGACCGTCCCGCAGCGGTGGTGGCGGCGCCAAGCCGCAGCGGGCCGGCCGGCCCGCCTCGACCGAGATCGCCGAGTTGACCGCCAACCGGATGGCCAAGCCGGCCCCGGCCAAGGCCGCCCGCCCGTCGGAGGCCAAGGTGGCGCCGGTCCCGACGGCGTACGGTCCGGTCAAGTGCACCGGCTACCAGTGGAAGTTCCTGCAGCCGGCGTTCTCCAACACGTGCTTCGCGACCGGCCCGGGGATCCGCGTGTCCGGGGGGCTGAAGTCCAAAGAGGTGCTGGCCGACATCACGCTGACGCTGAAGGACACGGCCGGCAACCGGGTCGGGCAGCCGTACACCTGCCCGGGTCTGCGCTTCGGTCCGGAGATGTCCGAGCGGGTCTGCGGCGCTTTCGAGCTGACCCCGCCGCGTGGCCGGCGCTACGTGCTCGTGCAGAGCTGGCGGGTCTACGACGGCGACGGCACGGCGATCCACGGCGAGGCCAAGAGCGCGGAGTTCGCCTACTGA
- a CDS encoding SDR family oxidoreductase, whose protein sequence is MTQIALITGANKGIGYATARALGERGMTVLVAARDADRGRTAAKELSGAGLDAKFVLLDVTDAATVRAAADLVEEEFGRLDVLVNNAGILRADGAAGEPSRTTIGTLREVFETNVYGVVTVTNAFLPLLRRAPAARIVNVSSEVGSITSLTDPASPLFVLTSVPYPASKAALNMITAMYAKELRDTAIKVNAANPGYTATDFNDHHGFRTPEQAAAVNVHLATLPADGPSGLLWGHLITLEGDQNGVLAW, encoded by the coding sequence ATGACACAGATCGCTTTGATCACCGGCGCCAACAAGGGCATCGGGTACGCGACAGCGCGGGCGCTCGGCGAGCGGGGCATGACGGTGCTGGTCGCCGCCCGGGACGCCGACCGCGGCCGGACGGCGGCGAAGGAGCTCTCCGGCGCTGGGCTGGACGCCAAGTTCGTGCTGCTGGACGTCACCGACGCCGCCACCGTGCGAGCCGCCGCCGACCTCGTCGAGGAGGAGTTCGGCCGGCTCGACGTGCTGGTCAACAATGCGGGCATCCTGCGCGCCGACGGCGCCGCCGGCGAGCCGAGCCGCACGACGATCGGCACGCTGCGGGAGGTCTTCGAGACCAACGTGTACGGCGTCGTCACGGTCACCAACGCGTTCCTGCCGCTGTTGCGCCGCGCCCCGGCCGCCCGGATCGTCAACGTGTCCAGCGAGGTCGGCTCGATCACCTCGCTCACCGACCCGGCGAGCCCGCTGTTCGTGCTGACCTCCGTGCCGTACCCGGCGTCGAAGGCGGCGCTCAACATGATCACCGCGATGTACGCCAAGGAGCTCCGCGACACCGCTATCAAGGTCAACGCGGCGAACCCCGGCTACACCGCGACGGACTTCAACGACCACCACGGCTTCCGTACGCCCGAGCAGGCCGCCGCCGTCAACGTGCACCTCGCGACGCTGCCCGCGGACGGCCCGTCGGGCCTGCTCTGGGGCCACCTGATCACCCTCGAGGGCGACCAGAACGGGGTTCTGGCGTGGTGA
- a CDS encoding TetR/AcrR family transcriptional regulator — protein sequence MGTRDVILDAAAEVIRSRGMANATTREIAKAAGYSEATLYKHFTGKVELLVEVLRERSPGLARLNRALAVLDDDLPTGLTAIATAAIAFYTEAFPMLASIFGDPSILAAHTAGLRQVGAGPHRVNEAVVDYLRLQQDRGAVRPDADLVAAAALLVGACFQHAFLGHMNGPARRPDPEAARSFATLVATALR from the coding sequence GTGGGAACCAGGGACGTGATCCTCGACGCCGCCGCCGAGGTCATCCGCAGCCGCGGCATGGCCAACGCCACGACCCGCGAGATCGCGAAAGCGGCCGGCTACTCGGAGGCCACGCTCTACAAGCACTTCACCGGCAAGGTCGAGCTGCTGGTCGAGGTGCTCCGCGAGCGCTCACCGGGCCTGGCCAGACTCAACCGCGCCCTGGCCGTCCTGGACGACGACCTGCCGACGGGCCTGACCGCGATCGCGACGGCCGCGATCGCCTTCTACACGGAGGCGTTCCCGATGCTCGCCTCGATCTTCGGCGACCCGTCGATCCTGGCGGCCCACACGGCGGGCCTCCGCCAGGTCGGCGCCGGCCCGCACCGGGTCAACGAGGCGGTCGTCGACTACCTGCGCCTGCAGCAGGACCGCGGCGCCGTCCGCCCGGACGCGGACCTGGTCGCGGCCGCCGCCCTCCTCGTCGGCGCCTGCTTCCAACACGCGTTCCTGGGCCACATGAACGGCCCGGCCCGCCGGCCGGACCCAGAAGCCGCCCGCTCGTTCGCCACCCTGGTCGCGACGGCGCTGCGCTGA
- a CDS encoding DUF1345 domain-containing protein gives MAGTLTARLVEVVLAVGGLLFTVVGSESEPVVVLFLLFWGLLAFAYLLVGTVWVRRERFIDPHLPPPPMTGWNARLTGRRFSFFFTAAASITGLGASLDVLAVDESSDFSGLVQGLGAFVTFCAWLLLQVGYARFYAQWTGWRFPKCPYPRLIDFLYFSVTVGVSFAASDVEVQGRVVRYHVMVHSVISFFYNAIVLAIAVNIITG, from the coding sequence GTGGCCGGCACGCTGACCGCGCGCCTGGTCGAGGTGGTCCTCGCCGTGGGCGGGCTGCTGTTCACCGTCGTGGGCAGCGAGAGCGAGCCGGTCGTCGTGCTCTTCCTGCTCTTCTGGGGCCTGCTCGCGTTCGCCTACCTGCTGGTCGGCACGGTCTGGGTGCGCCGGGAGCGGTTCATCGACCCGCACCTGCCGCCACCGCCGATGACCGGTTGGAACGCCCGGCTGACCGGCCGCCGGTTCAGCTTCTTCTTCACCGCCGCCGCGAGCATCACGGGGCTCGGCGCGTCGCTGGACGTGCTCGCGGTCGACGAGAGCAGCGACTTCAGCGGTCTGGTGCAGGGGCTCGGCGCGTTCGTCACGTTCTGCGCGTGGCTGTTGCTGCAGGTCGGGTACGCCCGCTTCTACGCACAGTGGACCGGCTGGCGGTTCCCGAAGTGCCCGTACCCCCGGTTGATCGACTTCCTGTACTTCTCGGTCACGGTGGGCGTCTCGTTCGCGGCGTCCGACGTGGAGGTGCAGGGTCGGGTGGTCCGCTATCACGTGATGGTGCACAGCGTGATCAGCTTCTTCTACAACGCGATCGTGCTGGCCATCGCGGTCAACATCATCACTGGATAG
- a CDS encoding helix-turn-helix transcriptional regulator — protein MTVNRQELAAFLRSRRARLRPGDVGLPAGGAGPRRTPGLRRQEVAELARISIDYYIRLEQGRGPQPSRQVLGALARALMLTADEREYLFRMAGEPPPVVVGPSRELLPAIRHLLDTMPLTPAYVVDAKYDLLAWNALATRFIGDLSAHPPADRNMLRWMFRQSVDDPHWRDEDALAFTAASVADVRAAYARYPGDPGIEALVTELLGLSPQFARMWHSHDVAVRRGVRKRVVHPDVGPLEFECQVLHISDSDQRMIVYCAEPGSPTEAAFRRLTELPALRP, from the coding sequence GTGACGGTCAACCGGCAGGAGCTCGCGGCCTTCCTGCGCAGCCGGCGCGCCCGGCTGCGGCCCGGCGACGTGGGCCTGCCGGCGGGTGGCGCCGGCCCCCGCCGCACGCCCGGCCTGCGCCGCCAGGAGGTGGCCGAGCTCGCCCGGATCTCGATCGACTACTACATCCGGCTCGAGCAGGGCCGCGGTCCGCAGCCGTCCCGGCAGGTGCTCGGCGCGCTGGCCCGGGCGTTGATGCTGACCGCCGACGAGCGCGAATACCTGTTCCGGATGGCCGGCGAACCGCCGCCGGTGGTGGTCGGGCCGAGCCGTGAGCTGCTGCCCGCGATCCGGCACCTGCTCGACACCATGCCGCTGACCCCGGCGTACGTGGTCGACGCGAAGTACGACCTGCTCGCCTGGAACGCCCTGGCGACCCGGTTCATCGGGGACCTGTCGGCGCACCCGCCGGCCGACCGCAACATGCTGCGCTGGATGTTCCGCCAGTCGGTCGACGACCCGCACTGGCGCGACGAGGACGCGCTCGCCTTCACGGCCGCCTCGGTCGCGGACGTACGCGCGGCGTACGCCCGATATCCCGGCGACCCCGGCATCGAGGCGCTGGTGACCGAGCTGCTCGGGCTCTCGCCGCAGTTCGCCCGGATGTGGCACAGCCACGACGTGGCAGTGCGCCGCGGCGTACGCAAGCGCGTCGTCCACCCCGACGTCGGCCCGCTCGAGTTCGAGTGCCAGGTGCTGCACATCAGCGACAGCGACCAGCGGATGATCGTCTACTGTGCTGAGCCCGGCTCCCCGACCGAAGCCGCCTTCCGCCGCCTGACCGAACTCCCCGCCCTGCGACCCTAG
- a CDS encoding gluconokinase, with product MTVDDVTLDAAVEPLVVAVDIGSTATRGGVHDGSGRRVAGLQHKVPHAFTVAPDGTSVIDPEQVTAEVEQVLDAVTGHSRLRTRVAGVAIDTFAASLIAVDAAGRALTPCLTYADSRSADAVAALRKELDEHAIQQRTGTRLHTSYHAPRLRWLAATQPRVVAGAAGWWSLGEYVLARLVGQPLAGTSTVAWTGLLDRRTGEFDTELLTAADIAPEQLTPPLDPTRPLPLARPARWPALARAAWFPVITDGFASNIGSGATDATVLTAATATSGALRVLLDGPADPLPFGLWNYRVDGGRTLLGGAINDVGRAFSWAQDSLRVSGTLADVLTAPPSDATPLVLPYLTGERAPGWVGGARAVLGGVSAATDADALFRGIVEGVAMTYARVADELGPAAPQVVEVAAAGRVSNDQPEWLQVLADVLGRPVTHVTRQRATQRGTALLALDVLAPEVPRAPRSTGATFEPRHKDHYTARRARFADVYDALLRG from the coding sequence ATGACTGTCGACGACGTCACCCTCGACGCCGCGGTGGAGCCGCTGGTCGTGGCGGTTGACATCGGGTCGACCGCGACCCGTGGCGGGGTTCACGACGGGTCGGGCCGGCGGGTCGCGGGGCTGCAGCACAAGGTGCCGCACGCGTTCACGGTCGCGCCGGACGGCACCTCGGTCATCGATCCCGAGCAGGTGACCGCGGAGGTCGAGCAGGTCCTCGACGCGGTGACCGGGCACTCGCGGCTGCGGACCCGCGTCGCCGGCGTCGCGATCGACACCTTCGCCGCCTCGCTCATCGCGGTCGACGCGGCCGGGCGTGCGCTCACCCCGTGCCTGACCTACGCCGACTCGCGCAGCGCCGACGCGGTAGCGGCGCTGCGGAAGGAGCTCGACGAGCACGCGATCCAGCAGCGCACCGGCACCCGCCTGCACACCAGCTACCACGCCCCGCGGCTGCGCTGGCTCGCGGCCACGCAACCGCGCGTCGTCGCCGGGGCCGCGGGCTGGTGGTCACTGGGCGAGTACGTGCTCGCCCGGCTCGTCGGGCAGCCGCTGGCCGGGACGTCCACCGTGGCCTGGACGGGCCTGCTCGACCGGCGCACCGGCGAGTTCGACACCGAGCTGCTCACGGCCGCCGACATCGCCCCGGAGCAGCTGACCCCGCCACTGGACCCGACGCGGCCGCTGCCGTTGGCCAGACCGGCGCGCTGGCCCGCCCTCGCCCGGGCGGCCTGGTTCCCCGTCATCACCGACGGCTTCGCCAGCAACATCGGATCCGGGGCGACCGACGCCACGGTCCTCACCGCGGCCACGGCCACCAGCGGCGCCCTGCGGGTGCTGCTCGACGGCCCGGCCGACCCGCTGCCGTTCGGCTTGTGGAACTACCGGGTCGACGGGGGACGCACGCTGCTCGGCGGGGCGATCAACGACGTCGGTCGCGCGTTCAGTTGGGCGCAGGACTCGTTGCGGGTGAGCGGGACGCTCGCCGACGTGCTGACCGCGCCGCCGAGCGACGCCACGCCACTCGTGCTGCCGTACCTCACCGGTGAACGCGCGCCCGGCTGGGTCGGCGGCGCCCGCGCCGTGTTGGGCGGGGTCTCGGCCGCCACGGACGCCGACGCCCTGTTCCGCGGGATCGTCGAGGGCGTGGCGATGACCTACGCGCGCGTCGCCGACGAGCTGGGGCCGGCGGCCCCGCAGGTCGTCGAGGTCGCGGCGGCGGGTCGGGTCAGCAACGACCAGCCCGAGTGGCTCCAGGTCCTCGCGGACGTGCTCGGCCGGCCGGTCACCCACGTGACCCGGCAGCGCGCCACACAACGCGGCACGGCCCTGCTCGCCCTCGACGTGCTGGCGCCCGAGGTCCCGCGCGCGCCCCGCAGCACCGGGGCGACCTTCGAGCCGCGACACAAAGACCACTACACGGCCCGCCGAGCCCGCTTCGCCGACGTCTACGACGCCCTCCTGCGTGGCTGA
- a CDS encoding ribbon-helix-helix domain-containing protein, which produces MTAAMSITLDDDLAQALNAAVGGGNRSALVAEAIREYLDRRNIAAAKAWHASLEGDDAAALADFDATW; this is translated from the coding sequence ATGACGGCGGCCATGTCGATCACGCTCGACGACGATCTCGCGCAGGCGCTCAATGCCGCCGTCGGCGGCGGCAACCGGTCCGCGCTGGTCGCGGAGGCCATCCGCGAATATCTCGACCGGCGCAACATCGCCGCCGCCAAGGCCTGGCACGCCTCGTTGGAGGGTGACGACGCGGCCGCGCTGGCCGACTTCGACGCCACATGGTGA
- a CDS encoding VOC family protein, which translates to MTNDIDAGPERNTRPADYPAAIVPMLAYEDGVAAINFLRDAFGFTERMRLTADDGSIGHAELALGDAVVAIAMPAGIGYESPKHHREHCTIAMRWTEQPWVINGVMIYVDDVDAHAARAETAGARLLSRPEDQPYGVRSYRVEDPEGHRWMFSQHLRDTKPEDWGATTSG; encoded by the coding sequence ATGACCAACGACATCGACGCCGGGCCCGAACGCAACACCCGGCCCGCGGACTATCCGGCCGCGATCGTGCCGATGCTGGCGTACGAGGACGGCGTGGCCGCCATCAACTTCCTGCGCGACGCGTTCGGCTTCACCGAGCGCATGCGACTGACCGCCGACGACGGCTCGATCGGCCACGCGGAGCTCGCCCTCGGCGACGCGGTCGTCGCGATCGCCATGCCGGCCGGCATCGGCTACGAGAGCCCGAAACACCACCGCGAACACTGCACCATCGCGATGCGCTGGACCGAACAGCCCTGGGTGATCAACGGCGTGATGATCTACGTCGACGACGTGGACGCCCACGCCGCCCGGGCCGAGACCGCGGGCGCCCGGCTGCTCAGCCGGCCGGAGGACCAGCCCTACGGCGTGCGCAGCTACCGGGTCGAGGACCCGGAAGGGCATCGCTGGATGTTCAGCCAACACCTCCGCGACACCAAGCCCGAGGACTGGGGCGCGACCACCAGCGGCTGA
- a CDS encoding PRC-barrel domain containing protein, translated as MDVFNAWSWRTPALGGGHDQTTPDRDPDDPDLDRARSRTVEAADEGGPGFSIDLTGYAVAAVDGEIGKVEKATDTDLVVDTGPWIFGRSVLLPAGVVDRVDHQSRTVHVDRTKDQIKDAPEHADAPDYRDRLAHYYRDTYGSQ; from the coding sequence GTGGATGTCTTCAACGCGTGGTCGTGGCGCACTCCTGCCCTCGGGGGCGGCCACGACCAGACCACGCCGGACCGCGACCCCGACGACCCGGATCTCGACCGTGCCCGCAGCCGCACGGTCGAGGCCGCCGACGAGGGCGGTCCGGGCTTCTCGATCGACCTGACCGGCTACGCGGTAGCGGCGGTCGACGGCGAGATCGGCAAGGTCGAGAAGGCCACCGACACGGACCTGGTGGTCGACACCGGCCCCTGGATCTTCGGCCGCTCCGTCCTGCTGCCGGCCGGCGTCGTCGACCGGGTCGACCACCAGTCCCGCACGGTGCACGTCGACCGCACCAAGGACCAGATCAAGGACGCACCGGAACACGCTGACGCGCCCGACTACCGCGACCGGCTGGCCCATTACTACCGCGACACCTACGGCTCTCAGTAG
- a CDS encoding type II toxin-antitoxin system PemK/MazF family toxin translates to MVRRGDVFDYTIGSRRVRVLVVSANTFSADYPVIVLVHDRADGDVPGILLPLPKDIAGGGTIDLSRIRYADPAAFGHRHARLSAALMSQVDQGLRRLLAL, encoded by the coding sequence ATGGTGAGGCGCGGCGACGTCTTCGACTACACGATCGGCAGCCGCCGGGTCCGCGTGCTGGTGGTCAGCGCCAACACGTTCAGCGCCGACTATCCGGTGATCGTGCTGGTGCACGATCGCGCCGACGGCGACGTGCCCGGGATCCTGCTGCCGCTGCCGAAGGACATCGCCGGTGGCGGCACGATCGACCTGTCCCGCATCCGGTACGCCGACCCGGCGGCGTTCGGTCACCGGCACGCCCGGCTGTCGGCCGCGCTGATGAGCCAGGTCGACCAGGGGTTGCGCCGGCTGCTGGCGCTCTAG
- a CDS encoding NAD(P)H-binding protein — protein sequence MKLTVLGATGGTGQHVVRRALDAGHHVTAVVRDPARLTVAADPRLEVVVADVFDPESIAAAVTGRDAVIDTLGPRPGTEPTVCSRGAQAVVAAVAANNSAARLLVVTGSGHARDAGDGPVTRYLLKPLVGALALRKQFADFGRAERAVFDSRLRWTVLRPPQLTDGGRKPYRTALDRNVRGGFRLSRADLADAIMVALDDPKTVGHVIGLGY from the coding sequence ATGAAACTCACGGTGCTGGGCGCGACCGGGGGGACCGGGCAGCACGTCGTGCGGCGGGCGCTCGACGCGGGCCATCACGTGACCGCGGTCGTACGCGACCCGGCGCGGCTGACCGTCGCCGCCGACCCGCGGCTCGAGGTGGTGGTCGCCGACGTGTTCGACCCGGAGTCGATCGCGGCCGCGGTCACCGGCCGGGACGCGGTGATCGACACGCTCGGACCGCGGCCGGGCACCGAGCCGACGGTCTGCTCGCGTGGCGCGCAGGCGGTGGTGGCGGCGGTGGCCGCCAACAACTCGGCGGCGCGGCTGCTGGTGGTGACCGGCAGCGGGCACGCGCGGGACGCGGGCGACGGACCGGTCACCCGCTACCTGCTCAAGCCGCTGGTCGGCGCGCTGGCGCTGCGCAAGCAGTTCGCGGACTTCGGGCGGGCCGAGCGCGCGGTCTTCGACAGCCGCCTGCGGTGGACCGTGCTGCGCCCGCCGCAGCTCACCGACGGCGGGCGCAAGCCCTACCGCACCGCGCTCGACCGCAACGTCCGCGGCGGCTTCCGGCTGTCCCGCGCGGACCTGGCCGACGCCATCATGGTCGCCCTCGACGACCCGAAGACCGTCGGCCACGTCATCGGGCTCGGCTACTGA